Within the Gracilinema caldarium DSM 7334 genome, the region CCCCCTTAGTAGATGCGGTTCAGGGGATTCGGCGCAGTGTGGTAACTGAAAGCCGCCGCTGGACCGTATCCCTGCTTCGATCCGGGATTAAGACTATTCTTTTTGCCCACTCCCGACTCAAAACCGAAGTGGCCGCTTCCTATATACGGGAAGATCTGGCAAATATCTATACGGATAATCATCATATCCGAGTAGAGCCATACCGGGGAGGTCTCCTACCCAACGAACGGAGGGAGATTGAAAAGGGCCTTCGGGATGGGACAATTCAGGGCGTGGTTTCAACCAATGCCCTGGAGCTGGGGATCGATATTGGCGGCCTTGATGCGGCGGTAGTAGCGGGATTTCCCGGCTCCTTTAATTCCTTCTGGCAGCAGATTGGCCGGGCTGGACGCCGGGGCGGCACTTCTGTCGCGATTTTTATTGCCTCTTCGTCGCCGTTGGACCAGTATATCATCAATCACCCCGACTGGTTTTTCCGCAGTTCCGCCGAAGAAGCCCGGCTCGATCCGGACAATCCCTATATCCTCACGGACCATGTAAAGTGTGCTGCCTTTGAACTTCCTTTTACGGATGCAGATATGGACCTAGGGAGAGACCCATTTGGCTCAAAGGTTCAGGATGTGCTTGAGTATCTCGAAGAAGAAGGTATTGTCCGGGCTGTTTCAGGCCGCTGGTACTGGGCTGATCGATCTTACCCAGCGGAAAGCATCAGTCTCCGTTCGGCCACTGCAGATAATGTGGCTATTATCGACACGACCCAGGGACGGAATATCGTAATCGGTGAGATGGACCGGCCAAGTGCCAAGGAACTGGTCTTTGATAATGCGGTATATATGCATCGGGGGCGTCAATACCTCGTTACAAAACTCGATATTCAGAAGCGAAAGTGCCTCGTGGAAGAGGCGAATGTCAATTATTATACCGATGCCCTGGTTAAAACAGACATTAAAGTACTATCAGAGGATGAAAAGCTTGATGTACCAGGATCATGGTGTCGTCTTGTTCTGGGGGATGTGCTCGTACGATCCCAGGTGGCCAAGTTTAAAAAAATCCGTTTCCATACCCATGAAAACATAGGTTACGGCACCATAGAATTACCCGAAGAAGAATTGCAGACCCGGTCTTTGGCATTGCTTCTTGAGTCTGATACGAGCCTGGGTACAGCCCTTCAGGGCCGGGATGAACAGGAAATAGGGCGAATTTTATCCGGTATTGGTTCCCTTATAAAGCGGATTGCCCCCATCTTTGTCCTCTGTGATCAGCGGGATATCGGTATTTCAGAACGGGTACGGGATACCCATTTCATGGTACCCGCTCTCTATATATATGACCATTACCCGGGAGGAACAGGGCTTGCGGAGGCTTTGGTCCAAAAGATTCCCAGTCTTGTGCAAACTGTAGCGGAAACGGTGGCCGCCTGCCCCTGTGAGTCGGGCTGTCCCAGTTGTGTGGGACCCGATGGAGATAAGGCGGCGGTTCTCGATTTTTTAAGACCGGTACTGGACCATGGCGGGAAATCTTAAGGCCCGGCTCGAACGGATCCGTGCCCAAGGAAGTTCGAGTCTCAAGCCTCAAGTTGATGGTTCCTTGCACTGGGAGGCTCTCGACTTAGCACACCGACAGAAAAGTCAATATGCAGACCCAGTCACTCCTGCCACTTTTCCGCCTCCCTGGGTCAGTCTCGACCGATTGGTTCTTTTTCGCAGGGAACTCATTCCCTTGGAAGTCCGGGCTCATGAGACAGGGAATCTTTCAGAGTTTTTTACCATTTTATGTCGGGGATTAATACAAGCAGGACCAGGAATCAACCCGCAGGACTTACTGTTTTTTGACCTTGAAACGACGG harbors:
- a CDS encoding DEAD/DEAH box helicase, translating into MNKANTQAPETENPKAQERILDELLTNPAFAEHIVLEKRLPAVPPSMAPIPDDVDPRLKEALYSRGIQALYTHQVNVWNHVRSGRHTIVVTPTASGKTLCYNLPTLQALLEDEHARALYLFPTKALSQDQQAELNELVNGKSGVLPIKVCTYDGDTPDSLRIAARDTGRIIVSNPDMLHAGILPNHPKWIKFFSCLKYVVIDEAHTYRGVFGSHVANVLRRLLRIAAFYGSHPVMILCSATIGNPKELAEQLIGQPVSLVDKNGAPRGEKRIVLYNPPLVDAVQGIRRSVVTESRRWTVSLLRSGIKTILFAHSRLKTEVAASYIREDLANIYTDNHHIRVEPYRGGLLPNERREIEKGLRDGTIQGVVSTNALELGIDIGGLDAAVVAGFPGSFNSFWQQIGRAGRRGGTSVAIFIASSSPLDQYIINHPDWFFRSSAEEARLDPDNPYILTDHVKCAAFELPFTDADMDLGRDPFGSKVQDVLEYLEEEGIVRAVSGRWYWADRSYPAESISLRSATADNVAIIDTTQGRNIVIGEMDRPSAKELVFDNAVYMHRGRQYLVTKLDIQKRKCLVEEANVNYYTDALVKTDIKVLSEDEKLDVPGSWCRLVLGDVLVRSQVAKFKKIRFHTHENIGYGTIELPEEELQTRSLALLLESDTSLGTALQGRDEQEIGRILSGIGSLIKRIAPIFVLCDQRDIGISERVRDTHFMVPALYIYDHYPGGTGLAEALVQKIPSLVQTVAETVAACPCESGCPSCVGPDGDKAAVLDFLRPVLDHGGKS